The DNA sequence GACACGAGAAGTCGAACATGCATTCTGTGCTGGAGATGATAGCGGAGTTTGCCCCACCACTTCAATCCCATATCCTCACTGGAAGTGCCTCCATCAAAAAATGACGGGTATAACCGCTGGAACTCGGCCCACCACTCAGTGGTTGGTGATTCACTTATAGGAAGGAGGTTTCCAGTGTCAAATGCCACCAACCCGCCATTTAAAATGTGCTGAACGGTAGAAGTAACCGCCTCCAGATATGCTTCTTTACTGACGCACTCCGAGTTTACGGAAGCCACTGAGGCGGCAGCAGTTTTATAAAGCTTCTCCCGCAGCGATGTCCGTATCTCAAGAAGAACAATATTTTCTGCTGCAGAGTGCAGAAGCAAATCCTGCACAGCCATCCGCGTGAATGCGAGGTTGTTTACCAccttatatatattatcAAACACAGTAAAGCAGTACTTCATTCGTTCGCTCGGTGAATCCAGTTGTTTGAGTCCTCCTTCTCCGCTCTTAAAATTTCGCGGATGTAGCTCTGCATCAACATCCTCTGAAGAAGTTGCATCTTCCTCGCGTTTTCCCTGCGCCGCACGTTGTAATTCTTCCATGTGAGAAAGCAGTGGAGTGCTGATACTCCCGTTGAGGTGGCAATGCAAGTCAACTTTTGGAATGGCAGAAGCATCAATTTCATCACAACTACCAACCCTCTGCGCCCAAGCACGTGCAAAGTCATATAACCGCCCCTCCATTCCGATTTCGGTGCGTCCCAAGAAATTGGCCTCTCTGTTGAGCCGTTTATTCCAAATGGTGTGAACTAACACGGTTGTATTTGGTCAAACAGTTTAATAATAAATGTTCCCTCCTTCGatcaccttcaccttcaaTGCTCACTGGTTGTGCGATATCAAATGATCCACTTTTCGCCAATGTTTATGTGTAGGACCCCTCTGCGTACACCTGTTCCGCCACTgcaggaagaggaacaatgctttaaaaaaaaaaaagcaacaaaccgCTCACGCGATACCACGCCTCAGTTTTTAAGAGATGTTGGAAGCGGGACAAAGACAAAACACGGGAAAGAAGGGCGGATGTTTGGGTAAGCACTAACGCGAGGTACGGCAGTGTACGGCCGGCAAATTCCGAAGGGAAGTGATCGCATATCAACTGTAACAAAACCTGGTGGTGGCACTTCTTTTAGAAATAGCACAGTCCACCACGAAGAATGTTAAGAAAGAAGTGTTAGTGATAAGCGATGGGCAGTCAGTCGAACCAAAGCTGAAGCAGAACCGATGGAAGGAGGACCTGAGGAGACAACATTAACAATACCACCGACTACCCCCATCCCCCCACAACATCGGGGTAACTTTTAATATGTGCAcgacggcaaaaaaaaaaagggggggggaaattgtGAACATTGAGACAAAACCTATGTGCCACCAACGCTTAAACCCCactctttcccttcatttcatttccgcTCCATCCACCTTCCACAGAAACCGCCTCGTTCAGTAATCTCAGAccccctccttcttcttcctctcctccctCTCCATATTCTTTCTTACCCACCCTTCTTTCTCCCCATCCATGTTTCGTTGTATcaccttcttctctttcacaCGCATTCATATTTCAATACCAtcgctccttttcctctccatCCCCATCCCTCTCACCTCCAACCTCACgcccttttctcctcttttttctttttattctttgcTTGTTTTCCAACTCCCATCACATTCATCGTTGTTTAGTGGCCACCGCCGCCAACTATACGAAAGATTTGGTTCGAGATGTACCACTGACTTCCTTCCTGGgccaaatgaaaaacatCATTGAACTTCAGAGGATGGCTCTCACCCTTCAGCAGTACTTCACCATTCACCACGACAAGGACACCACCGCTGAGTGATGGGTGACAATCGATATCTTCTGTCTTAAAAAGTGCTTCATCAAAGCTTAGGTTGGCGAAACGGGCCATAATATTCTCACCCCCTTGGATTTGCTCA is a window from the Trypanosoma brucei brucei TREU927 chromosome 8, complete sequence genome containing:
- a CDS encoding nuclear transport factor 2, putative, with amino-acid sequence MSFQEIGTGFIRQYYEFFSKNRTQLAGVYRPTSLMTWVGEQIQGGENIMARFANLSFDEALFKTEDIDCHPSLSGGVLVVVNGEVLLKGESHPLKFNDVFHLAQEGSQWYISNQIFRIVGGGGH